A stretch of the Polyangiaceae bacterium genome encodes the following:
- a CDS encoding DUF3293 domain-containing protein — MDQNLLRSYFATVYELPSEAGLLRVSLDGEIVQDIGTMPELLRRDFAILTAYNPRSMLLPRRVNESRHHVMRDLLILGCYRVEHCVGYDEEPEGVWREPAWLVHGIQRDEAVYFGRTFRQNTIVVCQNARPELIVTDPTCDDIGRTYTGNWRIRN, encoded by the coding sequence GTGGATCAGAACCTGCTGCGCTCCTACTTCGCGACCGTCTACGAGCTGCCCTCGGAGGCCGGGCTCCTGCGCGTGTCGCTGGACGGCGAAATCGTGCAGGACATCGGCACCATGCCCGAGCTCTTGCGGCGGGACTTCGCGATCCTCACCGCCTACAACCCCCGCAGCATGTTGCTCCCGCGTCGCGTCAACGAGTCCCGACACCACGTCATGCGCGACCTGCTGATCCTCGGCTGCTATCGGGTCGAGCACTGCGTGGGCTACGACGAAGAGCCGGAGGGCGTCTGGCGCGAGCCGGCCTGGTTGGTGCACGGCATCCAGCGCGACGAGGCCGTGTACTTCGGCCGGACGTTCCGGCAGAACACCATCGTCGTGTGCCAGAACGCGCGACCCGAGCTCATCGTCACGGACCCGACCTGCGACGACATCGGGCGGACCTACACGGGAAACTGGCGGATCCGGAACTGA
- a CDS encoding response regulator transcription factor, giving the protein MAEPKKRILVVEDDESITLGLRMNLEAEGYEVVVATDGETGLSVARSPEVSLVILDIMLPKVNGLEILRHLRGEGCKTPIVLLSARGAELDKVMGLELGAEDYITKPFSLAELLARVKAQLRRDAIARPGNRVVVAGSLTINIAAREVTRGGEPVPLTATEFDLLLCLIEEAGRVLTREQILRRVWGPGHHGTPRTIDNFMLQLRAKLEDDPSDPAHLLTVRGVGYRFQA; this is encoded by the coding sequence ATGGCTGAGCCCAAGAAACGCATCCTGGTCGTCGAGGACGACGAGAGCATCACGCTCGGACTGCGCATGAACCTGGAAGCCGAAGGCTACGAGGTCGTCGTGGCCACTGACGGCGAGACCGGGCTCTCCGTGGCACGCTCGCCCGAGGTGTCGCTCGTGATCCTGGACATCATGCTTCCCAAGGTGAACGGCCTGGAGATCCTCAGACACCTGCGCGGCGAGGGTTGCAAGACCCCGATCGTGCTGCTCTCGGCCCGCGGCGCCGAGCTCGACAAGGTCATGGGTCTCGAGCTCGGCGCGGAGGACTACATCACCAAGCCCTTCAGCCTCGCCGAGCTCCTGGCACGGGTGAAGGCCCAGCTCCGCCGCGACGCCATCGCGCGGCCGGGCAATCGTGTCGTCGTGGCCGGAAGCCTGACCATCAACATCGCAGCGCGTGAGGTCACCCGCGGGGGCGAGCCGGTCCCTCTGACCGCGACCGAGTTCGACCTTCTGCTCTGCTTGATCGAGGAGGCGGGGCGCGTCTTGACCCGCGAGCAGATCCTTCGGCGCGTGTGGGGCCCCGGCCATCACGGCACGCCGCGCACCATCGACAACTTCATGCTGCAGCTCAGGGCCAAGCTCGAAGACGACCCGAGCGATCCGGCCCACCTCTTGACCGTGCGCGGTGTGGGCTATCGATTCCAGGCTTGA
- a CDS encoding two-component sensor histidine kinase produces the protein MASRELGYRRIVILLVSLIVVPTALLLTVGAVLLFLGEMQANLLMGILVVSFSGASVTGVILVWVFVRREASLSMLQSDFVSKVSHELRTPLTSIRLFAETLALRRGDVEAEDKCIEGLTRESMRLQELIDRLLDWGRMESGRKEFTIARASAKDVVAQASSAFRPVLERRKATFEVQLPEEDAFVDADRAALSDALLNLLTNAVKYGGDPPEIHFSVEAGPRDVRFVVRDNGQGLEQREHARIFEKFYRVDDRLSREREGSGLGLAIVKHVVKAHRGRIELTSAPGRGSAFSIVLSRKPAPGSGQATESAGDG, from the coding sequence ATGGCGTCTCGGGAGCTCGGCTACCGCAGGATCGTCATCCTGCTCGTCTCGCTCATCGTCGTGCCCACCGCGCTCCTGCTCACAGTGGGCGCGGTCCTGCTCTTCCTCGGCGAGATGCAGGCCAACCTGCTGATGGGCATCCTCGTGGTCAGCTTCAGCGGGGCCTCCGTCACCGGCGTCATCCTGGTCTGGGTGTTCGTGAGGCGAGAAGCCAGCCTGTCCATGCTCCAGAGCGACTTCGTCTCCAAGGTGTCCCACGAGCTGCGTACGCCGCTCACCTCGATCCGGCTCTTCGCCGAAACTCTCGCGCTCAGGCGCGGCGACGTGGAAGCCGAGGACAAGTGCATCGAAGGGCTCACCCGAGAGAGCATGCGGCTCCAAGAGCTGATCGATCGCCTGCTCGACTGGGGTCGCATGGAGAGCGGGCGCAAGGAGTTCACCATCGCTCGTGCCAGCGCCAAGGACGTCGTCGCCCAGGCCAGCTCGGCGTTCCGGCCCGTGCTCGAGCGGCGCAAGGCCACGTTCGAGGTGCAGCTCCCCGAAGAGGACGCGTTCGTGGACGCGGACCGCGCCGCGCTCTCGGACGCGCTCCTCAACCTGTTGACCAACGCGGTCAAGTACGGGGGCGATCCTCCGGAGATTCACTTCAGCGTGGAAGCCGGGCCGCGAGACGTGCGCTTCGTCGTGAGGGACAACGGTCAGGGCCTCGAGCAGCGGGAGCACGCGCGCATTTTCGAGAAGTTCTACCGCGTCGACGACCGGCTCTCTCGGGAGCGCGAGGGCTCGGGCTTGGGCCTGGCGATCGTCAAACACGTGGTGAAAGCGCACCGCGGGCGCATCGAGCTCACGAGCGCACCGGGTCGAGGCAGCGCGTTCTCGATCGTGTTATCCCGGAAACCGGCCCCCGGTTCGGGTCAGGCCACGGAGTCGGCAGGCGATGGCTGA
- a CDS encoding glycogen debranching enzyme N-terminal domain-containing protein has translation MSHRGPRWEGPRDGPWPAVAIDGELERAEREFLHTNGAGAYAMSTLALMHTRRHHGLLVAALEPPLGRYVILSHAETTVTVADRTFKLATHQFPGVAPTLGYRNLRTFAQDPLPRWLYRLGKGTLERTVALARGKNAVVLRYHWAGGSPARMSLMPLMPLRPLEHLAREHGGMKQKVTLRANEVEVQPILALPPIVFGHRGVFMGSPDWWRRFEYGEDLRRYSDFQEDMWTPGTFELTLDPDSHAYLVVGVGGLPSATPEELMAEAREHLLSLDPGAATPSTVRTLSVACDSFSSDACSRPAIVAGYPWLGAPLRDWLIAFRGTYLARGRLSQATASLAAALQLLRAGLLPREVPSATTGPRVPSPDATLWLFEAARALADSIGLDDPFVKTRVYPGLLRAFLRLRGRRRPHGAGLSPEGFVFTEPPEPGTWMDARTGAVPVTPRNGLAVEHQALWFSACRTLAAWARYYGHAELARAAEACRDAVLAGFSARFWCNETDYPFDDMSAERASAESWADASVRPNALIALAVAPELFEPWQADAVLAKVRTELLTPRGIRTLSSEDRAFEGHYEGSLNERERALHQGSAWPFLLGFYIRAVRAQNPGDEDVRAELSELVERAVQGGPVLGHVAQIADGEEPHRWRGCPAQAWSSALLLAALKVDLAVG, from the coding sequence ATGAGCCACCGCGGGCCGCGCTGGGAGGGGCCGCGTGACGGACCCTGGCCCGCCGTCGCCATCGACGGCGAGCTCGAGCGAGCGGAGCGCGAGTTCCTGCACACCAACGGGGCCGGGGCCTACGCCATGAGCACGCTCGCGCTCATGCACACGCGACGGCATCACGGCCTTTTGGTCGCCGCTCTCGAGCCGCCGCTCGGTCGCTACGTCATCCTGAGTCACGCCGAGACGACGGTGACCGTCGCCGATCGCACCTTCAAGCTCGCGACCCATCAGTTCCCAGGAGTCGCGCCCACGCTCGGCTATCGGAACCTCCGAACCTTCGCGCAAGACCCGCTCCCGCGCTGGCTCTACCGGCTTGGCAAGGGCACGCTCGAGCGTACCGTGGCGCTGGCGCGCGGCAAGAACGCCGTGGTTCTGCGCTACCATTGGGCCGGGGGCTCGCCGGCGCGCATGTCGTTGATGCCGCTGATGCCGCTCCGCCCGCTCGAGCACCTGGCGCGGGAGCACGGCGGAATGAAGCAGAAGGTGACTCTGCGTGCCAACGAGGTCGAGGTCCAACCCATCCTCGCGTTGCCGCCCATCGTGTTCGGTCACCGCGGCGTGTTCATGGGCTCGCCGGACTGGTGGCGGCGGTTCGAATACGGAGAGGACCTCCGGCGCTACTCCGATTTCCAGGAGGACATGTGGACGCCGGGCACCTTCGAGCTGACGCTCGATCCGGACTCCCACGCCTATCTCGTGGTCGGCGTGGGTGGGCTACCGAGCGCGACGCCGGAGGAGCTCATGGCGGAGGCGCGCGAGCACTTGTTGTCGCTCGATCCCGGCGCCGCGACGCCGAGCACCGTGCGCACGCTGTCGGTCGCGTGCGACAGCTTCAGCAGCGACGCGTGCTCCCGGCCCGCGATCGTCGCTGGCTACCCGTGGCTGGGCGCGCCCCTCAGGGACTGGCTGATCGCGTTTCGCGGCACCTACCTCGCTCGAGGCCGCCTGTCCCAGGCGACGGCCTCGCTCGCGGCGGCACTCCAGCTCCTGCGAGCCGGGCTCCTACCGAGGGAGGTCCCGTCGGCCACGACCGGGCCGCGCGTCCCTTCTCCGGATGCCACGCTCTGGTTGTTCGAGGCGGCGCGGGCGCTCGCCGACTCGATCGGGCTCGATGACCCCTTCGTGAAGACCCGAGTCTACCCTGGCCTCTTGCGGGCCTTCCTCCGGCTCAGGGGTCGGCGCCGGCCGCACGGTGCGGGGCTCAGCCCCGAAGGATTCGTCTTCACGGAGCCGCCGGAGCCGGGGACATGGATGGACGCGCGCACCGGCGCCGTGCCGGTCACGCCGCGCAACGGTCTCGCCGTGGAACATCAGGCCCTCTGGTTCAGCGCCTGTCGAACGCTGGCAGCGTGGGCGCGCTACTACGGCCACGCCGAGCTCGCTCGGGCGGCGGAGGCCTGCCGCGACGCCGTCCTCGCGGGGTTCTCGGCGCGCTTTTGGTGCAACGAGACCGACTATCCCTTCGACGACATGAGCGCGGAGCGAGCCAGCGCGGAGTCGTGGGCCGACGCCAGCGTTCGGCCCAACGCGCTGATCGCGCTGGCCGTCGCGCCGGAGCTCTTCGAGCCCTGGCAGGCCGACGCCGTCCTGGCCAAGGTGCGCACGGAGCTCCTGACCCCGCGCGGCATCCGCACGCTGAGCAGCGAGGACCGCGCCTTCGAAGGCCACTACGAAGGAAGCCTGAACGAGCGTGAACGCGCCCTGCACCAGGGCTCGGCCTGGCCCTTCTTGCTCGGGTTCTACATCCGCGCCGTGCGGGCGCAGAACCCGGGCGACGAAGACGTCCGGGCCGAGCTCTCGGAGCTGGTCGAGCGCGCGGTCCAAGGCGGCCCGGTGCTGGGGCACGTCGCGCAGATCGCGGACGGCGAAGAGCCGCACCGCTGGCGGGGCTGCCCCGCGCAGGCCTGGAGCTCTGCGCTGCTCCTGGCAGCGTTGAAGGTGGACTTGGCGGTCGGCTGA
- a CDS encoding shikimate dehydrogenase, whose product MSRFVLLGHPVSHSLSPAIHAAAYRALGLAHRYELVDCPDDAALVAAVAEIRRGAIAGANVTLPHKGRALELADEADAWARETEAANVLAALHGELVAFNTDVDALIEELAQYAPGATSALVVGAGGAARAAVSACRARGLRDITVVARRRTEASEELFARMGARCCSWPDDPHAISALSDAVCSADVLIQATSAGMSGGPPGEGIAELIPWERVPASALAYDVVYTPAVTPFLEAARGRGLRARGGLGMLVGQAAAAIRIWLGVEPPIAAMRAAALGALEQREQA is encoded by the coding sequence ATGAGCCGCTTCGTTCTGCTCGGTCACCCCGTGTCCCACTCGCTGTCACCGGCGATCCACGCGGCCGCCTACCGGGCGCTCGGTCTTGCGCACCGCTACGAGCTCGTGGACTGTCCGGACGACGCTGCGTTGGTGGCCGCGGTCGCCGAGATCCGCCGCGGAGCCATCGCCGGCGCGAACGTCACCTTGCCCCACAAGGGCCGCGCGCTCGAGCTGGCGGACGAAGCCGACGCTTGGGCGCGCGAGACCGAGGCGGCCAACGTGCTCGCCGCGCTGCACGGCGAGCTCGTCGCCTTCAACACCGACGTCGACGCACTGATCGAGGAGCTCGCGCAATACGCGCCGGGAGCCACCTCGGCGCTCGTGGTCGGCGCGGGCGGCGCCGCCCGTGCTGCGGTCAGCGCCTGCCGTGCCCGCGGCCTGCGTGACATCACCGTGGTGGCGCGCCGCCGGACGGAGGCCTCCGAGGAGCTGTTCGCCCGCATGGGCGCGCGCTGCTGCTCTTGGCCCGACGACCCGCACGCGATTTCTGCGCTCTCGGACGCCGTTTGCAGCGCGGATGTCCTGATCCAGGCCACCAGCGCCGGCATGAGTGGGGGCCCCCCCGGCGAAGGGATCGCCGAGCTGATCCCCTGGGAGCGCGTTCCGGCTTCCGCGCTGGCCTACGACGTGGTCTACACCCCGGCCGTGACGCCGTTCCTGGAGGCTGCCCGGGGTAGGGGGCTCCGCGCTCGCGGGGGCCTGGGCATGCTCGTGGGTCAGGCCGCGGCGGCCATTCGCATCTGGCTCGGCGTCGAGCCGCCCATCGCTGCGATGCGGGCCGCGGCGCTCGGAGCGCTCGAGCAGCGGGAGCAGGCATGA
- the xseA gene encoding exodeoxyribonuclease VII large subunit, with product MAGPEEVIGVAELDRRLKRAVESVTGREWVEGEITSLKVASSGHAYFTLKDEREDAVVECVMYRMNALRARRHLSEGARVQLLGRATLWAPRGRLQLVAETLRPAGRGALLEALEKLKARLAEEGLFAPERKRALPLEPRVVGVVTSSAGAAFHDIRTVAFRRGGARLVLSPALVQGDSAPESIVRALDLIERYPGLDVLIVGRGGGSGEDLMAFNDERVVRRIASTRVPVVSAVGHEIDVTLADLAADLRAATPSQAAELVIPDAEARRQLLSRQRRHLLHAVQGRLLEERSRIERLRARLSDPRFVIAVRQQGLDELRARIERVTLKSFARRRAALTEAERRLSARHPRAVLAQAEARLTPLLTRLEAASAVRFGRSRAGLGELAARLSALSPLAVLARGYAIATRADGRALRAASEVVAGDEISVRVHDGRIAARVTGTEPGDTAS from the coding sequence GTGGCGGGTCCCGAGGAGGTCATCGGCGTCGCGGAGCTCGATCGGCGGCTGAAGCGCGCCGTCGAGTCGGTCACCGGCCGCGAGTGGGTGGAGGGCGAGATCACCTCGCTCAAGGTCGCGTCCAGCGGCCACGCCTACTTCACGCTGAAGGACGAGCGCGAGGACGCCGTGGTCGAGTGCGTGATGTACCGCATGAACGCGCTGCGCGCGCGGCGGCACCTCTCGGAGGGGGCGAGGGTGCAGCTCCTCGGCCGGGCCACGCTCTGGGCGCCGCGCGGCCGGCTTCAGCTGGTGGCCGAGACGCTCCGGCCGGCGGGGCGGGGCGCGCTGCTCGAGGCACTGGAGAAGCTGAAGGCCCGTCTGGCCGAGGAGGGGCTGTTCGCACCCGAGCGCAAGCGCGCGCTGCCCCTGGAGCCCCGCGTCGTCGGGGTGGTGACGAGCTCGGCAGGCGCCGCCTTTCACGACATCCGTACGGTCGCCTTCCGACGCGGCGGCGCGCGGTTGGTGCTGAGCCCGGCCCTAGTGCAGGGTGACTCCGCGCCCGAGAGCATCGTGCGGGCGCTGGACCTGATCGAGCGCTACCCGGGGCTCGACGTGCTCATCGTCGGGCGCGGCGGCGGCTCGGGCGAGGATCTGATGGCCTTCAACGACGAGCGCGTGGTGCGGCGCATCGCCTCGACCCGGGTGCCGGTGGTCAGCGCCGTGGGCCACGAGATCGACGTCACGCTGGCGGATCTCGCGGCCGACCTCCGAGCGGCGACGCCGTCGCAGGCCGCCGAGCTGGTCATCCCGGACGCCGAGGCGCGCAGGCAGCTGCTCTCCCGGCAACGCCGGCACCTGCTCCACGCCGTGCAGGGGCGCTTGCTGGAGGAGCGCTCGCGGATCGAGCGCTTGCGCGCCCGACTCTCGGACCCGCGGTTCGTGATCGCCGTGCGCCAACAAGGTCTCGACGAGCTCAGGGCGCGCATCGAGCGCGTCACGCTGAAGAGCTTCGCGCGCCGTCGGGCGGCGCTGACGGAGGCCGAACGGCGCCTGTCCGCGCGGCACCCCCGCGCGGTGCTGGCCCAAGCGGAGGCTCGGCTGACCCCGCTCCTCACGCGGCTCGAGGCCGCGTCGGCGGTCCGGTTCGGCCGCTCGCGCGCAGGGCTCGGCGAGCTGGCAGCCCGCCTCTCGGCGCTGTCGCCGTTGGCCGTGCTGGCGCGTGGCTACGCCATCGCGACTCGCGCGGACGGTCGCGCGCTCCGAGCCGCCAGCGAGGTCGTCGCCGGCGACGAGATCTCCGTTCGCGTGCACGACGGTCGCATCGCGGCCCGGGTCACGGGCACGGAGCCCGGCGATACTGCGTCATGA
- a CDS encoding sulfite exporter TauE/SafE family protein, with amino-acid sequence MLVAGQEVSLLALIALGVVVGFVAGLFGIGGGFILTPLLSVVLGIPLPIAIGSGLCQMVGTATVAYLKHQKLGQGEPRFDWLMLGGSLLGVSAGARTVAFLEAQGDVSLLGGSLPMATLVLYAAYIVFLLGSAASLMRRSQGTVEALSYVRRGPFARAALPPYVDLPRVPLTRVSAPVIAYLGLALGYLSGLLGLGGGIALMPVLLYGFGFPIKQAAGTGILVLLVTSVSGTLAHAALGHVNLPLSLTLLAGASISAQLGALTTNRLPPSVLRRGLAALILVTTAALLWALVRRIV; translated from the coding sequence ATGCTGGTCGCCGGCCAAGAGGTGAGCCTGCTCGCGCTGATCGCGCTCGGCGTGGTCGTGGGCTTCGTGGCCGGCCTGTTCGGCATCGGCGGCGGCTTCATCTTGACGCCGCTCTTGTCGGTGGTGCTGGGGATCCCGCTGCCCATCGCCATCGGTAGCGGCCTGTGCCAGATGGTCGGCACCGCAACCGTCGCCTACCTCAAGCACCAGAAGCTCGGGCAAGGCGAGCCGCGCTTCGACTGGCTGATGCTCGGAGGCTCGCTGCTCGGCGTGTCGGCGGGGGCGAGGACCGTCGCCTTCCTGGAGGCGCAGGGAGACGTCAGCCTGCTCGGTGGCAGCCTGCCCATGGCGACGCTGGTGCTCTACGCCGCCTACATCGTGTTCCTGCTCGGCTCGGCGGCGAGCCTCATGCGTCGCTCGCAGGGCACGGTCGAAGCGCTCTCCTACGTGCGCCGCGGTCCCTTCGCCCGCGCCGCGCTGCCGCCCTACGTGGACCTGCCGCGGGTTCCGCTCACGCGAGTCTCGGCGCCGGTCATCGCCTACCTCGGCCTCGCGCTCGGCTATCTGAGCGGCCTGCTCGGCCTGGGCGGCGGCATCGCCCTGATGCCGGTCCTGCTCTACGGCTTCGGCTTCCCGATCAAGCAGGCCGCCGGCACCGGTATCCTGGTGCTCCTCGTGACGTCCGTGAGCGGCACCCTGGCCCACGCCGCGCTCGGCCACGTCAACCTGCCGCTCTCGCTCACCTTGCTGGCCGGAGCGAGCATCAGCGCGCAGCTCGGCGCGTTGACCACGAATCGCCTGCCGCCGAGCGTGCTGCGACGCGGCCTCGCGGCGTTGATCTTGGTCACCACGGCGGCGCTGCTCTGGGCGCTGGTTCGGCGCATCGTGTAG
- the cysK gene encoding cysteine synthase A: protein MPAFASIADVIGDTPLVTLPRLSRELGVSIQAKLEGVNPAGSVKDRIARAMVDDAEASGRLRPGATLIEPTSGNTGIALAMIAAQRGYRLILTMPEAMSRERVQLLRAYGAEIVLTPGTLMKHAVEQAEQLGTTTPGSVLLRQFENPANPRVHAETTAEEIWRDTAGRVDVFVAGIGTGGTISGVGRVLKARSSGVRIVGVEPSGAAVLSGRAPAGHHIQGIGAGFVPKVLDRNVLDEVVAVSEQDSLDAARRLARSDGVLSGFSAGAAMAAVFRLAARPELFGRHFVVVLPDTGERYVSTPLFEAIAG, encoded by the coding sequence TTGCCCGCATTCGCCAGCATCGCGGACGTGATCGGCGACACCCCGCTCGTGACGCTACCGCGGCTGTCCCGGGAGCTCGGTGTCTCCATCCAAGCCAAGCTCGAAGGCGTGAACCCCGCCGGCAGCGTCAAGGACCGCATCGCCCGCGCCATGGTGGACGACGCCGAAGCGAGCGGCAGGCTCCGGCCCGGCGCCACGCTGATCGAGCCGACTAGCGGCAACACCGGCATCGCCTTGGCGATGATCGCCGCCCAGCGCGGCTACCGCCTGATCCTGACCATGCCCGAGGCGATGAGCCGCGAGCGCGTCCAGCTCTTGCGCGCCTACGGCGCCGAGATCGTGCTGACGCCGGGCACGCTGATGAAGCACGCGGTCGAGCAGGCGGAGCAGCTCGGCACGACGACGCCGGGCTCGGTGCTGCTCCGTCAGTTCGAGAACCCGGCGAACCCGCGGGTCCACGCCGAGACCACGGCCGAGGAGATCTGGCGAGACACCGCGGGCCGCGTGGACGTGTTCGTCGCCGGCATCGGCACCGGCGGGACCATCAGCGGGGTCGGCAGGGTGCTCAAGGCGCGGAGCTCGGGCGTGCGGATCGTGGGCGTCGAGCCCAGCGGCGCGGCGGTGCTGTCCGGACGCGCTCCCGCGGGTCATCACATCCAGGGCATCGGCGCCGGCTTCGTGCCCAAGGTGCTCGATCGCAACGTGCTCGACGAGGTCGTCGCCGTGAGCGAGCAGGACTCCCTCGACGCCGCGCGGCGCCTGGCCCGCAGCGACGGTGTGCTCTCCGGCTTCAGCGCCGGCGCCGCCATGGCCGCGGTGTTCCGCCTCGCCGCGCGACCCGAGCTCTTTGGCAGGCACTTCGTGGTGGTCCTGCCCGACACGGGAGAGCGCTACGTCTCCACGCCCCTGTTCGAAGCGATCGCGGGCTGA
- a CDS encoding patatin-like phospholipase family protein, with amino-acid sequence MSKRVLYFSAAGRPPATCLERLSGQARVLSLDPPLLEHAGTELELSVETSAEGVERGLGGAYFHLLLLDLRADTQEDREACAARTQFLLSRLDRPADVELRYGFHRILALVKGDDERSDRLLTELGARGVGHVLRERGDEAGFPRRVLDAMVELTARRRVGKTALAASGGGITGIYFELGALKCLEDCISPGVAGLDMYFGISAGAVVTGILSAGYSVDELMAAIASHPGGRIPPLDLQLFRLSHLNWRDMTERLSAATDIFWHAAYELAWHRTLPSFNDLVLDYTSLVGPPFRSDRFERVLREILSRAPAENDFRRLKKPLYIGASDQDARRHVVFGSEGRDAVPISVAVQGSVSVNPAFAAVEIEDRYYEDGAVTRTSNFVEAIERGADLVFIIDPFVPYVSQVVGTAHRRGVLYNIDQDIRSLSYTRFEHAREWVLRKHPHVSTYTFLPSNRVRRLLTMNPMDHRPYLAIWRGAYLSTFERVKRLTHRLRGDLEVHGMGLDLGRAGEIAERLERVVEPSFADFFPGGRVELALPELPQPAIASNRGVET; translated from the coding sequence GTGTCGAAGCGCGTCCTCTACTTCTCCGCGGCGGGGCGTCCACCCGCGACGTGCCTCGAGCGCCTGTCCGGCCAGGCGCGCGTGCTGTCGCTGGACCCGCCGCTGCTCGAGCACGCGGGCACCGAGCTCGAGCTCTCGGTCGAGACCAGCGCGGAGGGAGTCGAGCGAGGTCTCGGTGGCGCGTACTTCCACCTGCTCTTGCTCGATCTACGCGCGGACACGCAGGAGGACCGTGAAGCCTGTGCCGCGCGCACCCAGTTCTTGCTGAGCCGGCTCGACCGCCCCGCCGACGTCGAGCTTCGCTACGGCTTCCACCGCATCTTGGCGCTGGTCAAGGGCGACGACGAGCGCTCGGATCGTCTCCTGACCGAGCTCGGGGCGCGCGGCGTCGGTCACGTGCTCAGGGAGCGCGGTGACGAGGCCGGATTTCCCCGGCGCGTGCTCGACGCGATGGTCGAGCTCACCGCGCGTCGCCGCGTCGGCAAGACGGCGCTGGCGGCGTCGGGCGGCGGCATCACCGGGATCTACTTCGAGCTCGGCGCGCTGAAGTGCCTGGAAGACTGCATCTCGCCGGGCGTCGCCGGGCTCGACATGTACTTCGGCATCAGCGCCGGCGCGGTGGTCACCGGCATCCTGAGCGCAGGTTACTCGGTGGACGAGCTGATGGCGGCCATCGCTTCCCATCCCGGCGGGCGCATCCCGCCCCTCGACCTCCAGCTCTTTCGCTTGAGCCACCTGAACTGGCGGGACATGACGGAGCGCCTGTCGGCCGCCACCGACATCTTCTGGCACGCCGCCTACGAGCTGGCCTGGCACCGCACGCTGCCCAGCTTCAACGACCTGGTGCTCGACTACACGTCGCTGGTGGGACCGCCGTTTCGCTCCGACCGATTCGAGCGGGTGCTGCGCGAGATCCTGTCGCGCGCCCCGGCGGAGAACGACTTTCGCCGCCTGAAGAAGCCGCTCTACATCGGCGCCTCGGACCAGGACGCACGGCGCCACGTGGTCTTCGGCTCGGAGGGCAGAGACGCCGTTCCCATCAGCGTGGCGGTCCAGGGCTCGGTCAGCGTGAACCCGGCGTTCGCCGCGGTGGAGATCGAGGACCGCTACTACGAAGACGGCGCCGTCACCCGCACCAGCAACTTCGTCGAGGCCATCGAGCGCGGCGCCGACCTGGTGTTCATCATCGATCCGTTCGTGCCCTACGTGTCGCAGGTGGTGGGTACCGCGCACCGGCGCGGTGTGCTCTACAACATCGACCAGGACATCCGCTCGCTGTCGTACACCCGCTTCGAGCACGCGCGGGAGTGGGTGCTGCGCAAACACCCGCACGTGAGCACCTACACCTTCTTGCCCTCGAACCGCGTGCGGCGCCTGCTCACGATGAACCCGATGGACCATCGGCCGTACCTGGCGATCTGGCGTGGCGCGTACCTCTCGACCTTCGAGCGCGTCAAGCGCCTGACGCACCGCCTGCGCGGCGATCTGGAGGTGCACGGCATGGGGCTCGACCTCGGGCGCGCCGGCGAGATCGCCGAGCGGCTCGAGCGGGTAGTCGAGCCGAGCTTCGCAGACTTCTTCCCCGGCGGGCGGGTGGAGCTGGCGCTGCCGGAGCTGCCTCAGCCCGCGATCGCTTCGAACAGGGGCGTGGAGACGTAG